A region of Allocoleopsis franciscana PCC 7113 DNA encodes the following proteins:
- a CDS encoding tetratricopeptide repeat protein — MTQNTSSQKPLMRFLIILSGLAFAGTSIFGMAELFMKGFQEPPKNAQTATPSPNSQLKEIEKGYERVLQREPENQFALQKLVEIRLQMNDLQGAIPLMEKLVKLNPDNAQYKALLEGIKQRVGTEGTTEKKGGR, encoded by the coding sequence ATGACTCAAAATACATCATCTCAGAAACCTTTGATGCGGTTTCTCATTATTCTTTCCGGCTTAGCCTTTGCTGGTACCTCAATATTTGGTATGGCTGAGCTATTCATGAAGGGCTTCCAAGAACCACCCAAAAATGCTCAGACAGCTACCCCATCGCCCAACTCTCAACTGAAAGAGATAGAAAAGGGATATGAACGGGTTTTACAGCGGGAACCAGAGAATCAGTTCGCTTTGCAAAAGTTAGTGGAGATTCGCCTGCAAATGAACGATCTTCAGGGAGCAATACCACTCATGGAGAAGCTGGTTAAGCTCAATCCAGATAATGCTCAATACAAAGCACTACTAGAGGGAATCAAGCAGCGCGTTGGTACAGAGGGTACAACGGAGAAAAAGGGCGGGCGTTAA
- a CDS encoding class I SAM-dependent methyltransferase, translating to MSNSKLDQIIPPEIKNDEFYTLIKRISEEEDIKTVLEIGSSSGEGSTEALVAGLRNNPNQPILFCMEVSKTRFTELQKRYQTDSFVKCYNISSISIEQFPDKNEIIEFYNTIPTNLNHYPLAQILGWLNQDIEYVKKNNVSENGIKKIKEENNIEYFDLVLIDGSEFTGKVEFAEVYGAKIIALDDINSFKNYQTWKKLCTDSNYALIAQNFHVRNGYAVFQRQTNPHLNYQSVKSAVEIIEGFMVPGQEEYLFNKIKSLPTDAVIVEIGSYKGRSTVAMAYACVGTQRKIFCIDTWDGNDSDFLARNFFDIWQENIQKNNLEQYVEPLQGQSHDILSRWSELTNEKKIDFIFIDGSHEYLDVLRDFELSYPLVKEGGWIAFHDVVQTWPGPERVWYNTAQFYLTNHEYSSTLACGRKVSSLYTSAQSLPIHFFTIVLNGEPFIRYHIEVFKQLSFKWHWHIIEGVADLKHDTAWSLQLGGQITNQFHRNGRSNDGTSEYLDELSRLYPDNVTVYRKPDGVFWNGKQEMVNAPLTEIQEECLLWQVDVDELWTVEQLCVGRQMFINNPEKTAAFYWCWYFVGGNLIISTRYCYGENPNQEWLRTWRYKPGAVWLAHEPPRLAESLPNGEWRDVASISPFLHSETEQLGLVFQHFGYTTPEQLRFKEQYYGYKNAISSWEALQVQTKFPVLLREYFPWVGDDTMVDAAQSIGVVPIAKREEFNAGWRFLTPKEVQVEAAKVLQKPSPKIIIDGVFFQLYQTGIARVWRSLLEEWVEDGFAQHLIVLDRAGMVPKISGIRYRAVPLYDYNNTDADREMLQQVCDAEGADLFISTYYTTPLSTPSVFMAYDLIPEFLGWDLNNPMWIEKHYGIRQACAYIAISRNTAVDLEKFFPNIPLESITIAHPGVKAPFSQASIQEINNFRNKYGITKPYFILVGAGGGYKNTILFLKAFAQLFSKQGFEIVCTGSGLVLEPKYRDYTSGSVVHMLQLTDEELRVAYSGAVALVYPSQYEGFGLPLLEAMACGCPVITCPNASISEVAGEAALYVNDNDVNGLANALCDIQKPEIRNSLIANGLEQARKFSWSNMATRVRSALIDATLLRLNLKDINLIIFPDWSKPEESLNSDLERVLAAIATHADRSRTTLLIDTSSISEEDANLFLSGVAMNLFMQEDLDITEEFVISLVGKLGQIQWQALLPRLKARIVLECESQEAIGEAGAETVPISKLIP from the coding sequence ATGTCTAACTCTAAACTTGATCAAATAATTCCTCCAGAAATTAAAAATGATGAATTTTATACTCTTATTAAAAGAATCTCTGAGGAAGAGGATATAAAAACTGTTCTAGAGATAGGTTCATCTTCAGGGGAAGGAAGCACTGAAGCTTTGGTAGCGGGCTTACGAAACAACCCAAATCAGCCCATATTATTTTGTATGGAAGTTTCAAAAACTAGATTCACTGAGTTACAAAAACGTTATCAGACCGATTCTTTTGTTAAGTGTTACAATATCTCATCTATTTCTATAGAACAATTTCCTGATAAAAATGAAATCATTGAATTTTATAATACAATTCCGACTAATTTAAATCATTATCCTCTAGCACAAATTCTAGGTTGGTTGAACCAGGATATTGAGTATGTCAAAAAGAATAACGTCTCTGAAAATGGCATTAAAAAAATCAAAGAAGAGAATAATATAGAATATTTCGACTTGGTGTTGATAGATGGCTCTGAATTTACGGGCAAAGTTGAATTTGCGGAAGTATACGGAGCTAAAATTATCGCTTTAGATGATATTAATAGCTTTAAAAACTATCAAACTTGGAAAAAACTTTGTACTGATTCAAATTATGCTCTCATTGCTCAAAACTTTCATGTACGTAATGGCTACGCCGTTTTCCAAAGGCAGACAAATCCACACCTTAATTATCAATCTGTTAAATCGGCTGTTGAAATCATAGAAGGTTTCATGGTTCCGGGGCAGGAAGAGTATCTCTTTAATAAGATAAAATCTCTTCCTACTGATGCCGTAATTGTAGAAATTGGCTCCTATAAAGGTCGTTCTACAGTAGCAATGGCTTATGCCTGTGTAGGAACTCAGCGAAAAATCTTTTGCATCGATACCTGGGACGGGAATGACTCCGATTTTTTAGCTCGAAACTTTTTCGATATTTGGCAAGAGAATATTCAAAAAAATAATCTTGAGCAATATGTAGAGCCGTTGCAGGGTCAGTCTCATGACATTTTAAGTCGATGGAGTGAACTGACGAATGAAAAAAAAATTGATTTTATTTTTATAGATGGTTCTCATGAGTATTTAGATGTATTACGCGATTTTGAACTGTCATATCCTCTTGTGAAAGAGGGAGGATGGATAGCTTTTCACGATGTCGTCCAGACATGGCCTGGGCCGGAAAGAGTATGGTACAACACAGCTCAATTTTACCTGACCAACCATGAGTATTCATCAACTCTTGCTTGTGGTCGCAAGGTTTCTAGTCTGTACACGAGTGCACAATCATTACCTATTCACTTTTTTACCATAGTTCTTAATGGTGAACCCTTTATTCGCTACCATATTGAAGTTTTTAAGCAACTGTCCTTCAAATGGCATTGGCATATTATTGAGGGTGTAGCCGACTTGAAGCATGACACAGCTTGGAGCCTTCAACTCGGTGGACAAATTACTAATCAATTCCATCGTAATGGACGCAGCAATGATGGCACTTCAGAATACTTAGACGAATTATCGCGGCTATATCCTGACAATGTTACTGTTTACCGCAAGCCAGACGGAGTTTTTTGGAACGGAAAACAGGAAATGGTGAATGCTCCATTGACCGAAATTCAGGAGGAATGTTTACTATGGCAGGTAGATGTAGATGAACTATGGACTGTTGAACAACTATGTGTTGGACGACAGATGTTCATCAATAACCCTGAAAAAACAGCAGCTTTCTACTGGTGCTGGTATTTTGTCGGAGGAAATTTAATTATCAGCACTCGTTACTGTTATGGAGAAAATCCGAACCAGGAGTGGTTACGAACTTGGAGGTATAAACCTGGGGCTGTTTGGCTAGCTCATGAACCGCCCAGATTAGCGGAATCTTTGCCGAATGGTGAATGGAGAGACGTAGCATCGATTTCACCTTTCTTGCATTCAGAGACAGAACAGCTTGGTTTGGTATTTCAACACTTTGGTTATACGACCCCAGAACAGTTGCGTTTTAAAGAGCAATACTATGGTTATAAAAACGCCATTTCATCTTGGGAAGCTTTACAGGTACAGACAAAGTTTCCGGTTTTATTGCGTGAATATTTTCCGTGGGTTGGTGATGACACGATGGTTGATGCGGCCCAATCAATTGGGGTTGTACCAATCGCAAAAAGGGAAGAATTCAACGCAGGTTGGCGGTTTTTGACCCCTAAGGAAGTCCAGGTAGAAGCGGCTAAAGTACTTCAGAAACCATCACCGAAAATTATTATTGATGGTGTATTTTTCCAGCTTTATCAAACTGGAATTGCTCGTGTCTGGAGATCATTACTGGAAGAGTGGGTAGAAGATGGATTTGCTCAACATCTTATTGTCCTTGACCGAGCTGGCATGGTACCCAAAATTTCTGGGATTCGCTATCGAGCTGTACCACTCTATGACTACAACAATACCGACGCTGACCGTGAAATGTTGCAGCAAGTTTGTGATGCAGAGGGGGCAGATTTATTTATTTCAACTTACTACACTACACCCCTATCTACGCCTTCGGTATTCATGGCGTATGATCTGATTCCAGAGTTCCTAGGATGGGATCTTAACAATCCTATGTGGATAGAAAAACATTATGGAATTCGACAGGCGTGTGCCTATATTGCTATCTCTCGCAATACAGCAGTTGATCTGGAAAAGTTTTTTCCTAATATTCCTCTAGAGTCGATAACAATTGCACACCCTGGCGTTAAAGCTCCTTTTTCGCAAGCTAGTATTCAAGAAATTAATAATTTCAGAAATAAGTATGGAATTACTAAGCCATACTTTATCCTAGTAGGTGCTGGTGGCGGTTATAAAAACACCATTTTATTTCTAAAAGCTTTTGCCCAACTTTTTAGTAAACAGGGATTTGAGATTGTTTGTACAGGCAGTGGCTTAGTATTAGAACCTAAGTATAGAGACTATACCTCGGGTAGCGTTGTCCATATGCTGCAACTTACTGATGAAGAATTGAGAGTTGCTTATTCGGGGGCTGTTGCTTTAGTGTACCCCTCACAATATGAAGGGTTTGGGCTGCCTTTACTGGAGGCTATGGCTTGTGGTTGTCCAGTGATTACTTGCCCCAATGCTTCTATTTCGGAAGTAGCCGGGGAAGCTGCTCTGTATGTAAATGATAATGATGTTAATGGACTTGCAAATGCCCTTTGCGATATCCAAAAGCCTGAGATTCGTAACTCATTAATAGCCAATGGCTTAGAGCAAGCAAGAAAATTCTCATGGTCAAATATGGCAACAAGAGTTAGATCAGCTCTAATTGATGCTACCCTTTTGCGTTTAAATCTAAAGGATATAAATTTAATTATTTTCCCAGATTGGTCTAAACCCGAAGAGTCCTTGAATTCGGATTTAGAACGAGTACTCGCTGCGATCGCAACTCATGCTGACAGAAGCCGTACTACCCTGCTAATCGACACCAGCAGCATTTCTGAGGAAGATGCTAATCTGTTTTTGTCTGGCGTGGCAATGAATCTTTTCATGCAAGAAGACTTAGATATTACTGAGGAATTTGTAATTTCCCTGGTCGGAAAGTTGGGGCAAATTCAATGGCAAGCTCTCTTGCCTCGCCTTAAGGCTCGAATTGTCTTAGAGTGCGAAAGCCAGGAGGCGATCGGGGAGGCAGGAGCAGAAACTGTTCCAATTTCTAAACTTATACCGTGA